One Dermacentor silvarum isolate Dsil-2018 chromosome 10, BIME_Dsil_1.4, whole genome shotgun sequence genomic window carries:
- the LOC119431064 gene encoding COP9 signalosome complex subunit 5 — MDNNMAQKTWEMSNNVETVQSVDDLYKYNKKQQQDILTAKPWDKDPHYFKDMKVSALALLKMVMHARSGGTLEVMGLLLGKVDANTMIVMDSFALPVEGTETRVNAQAQAYEYMADYTENAKTVGRLENVVGWYHSHPGYGCWLSGIDVSTQMLNQQFQEPFVAIVIDPVRTISAGKVNLGAFRTYPKGYKPPDEGPAEYQTIPLNKIEDFGVHCKQYYSLEVSYFKSLLDRRLLDSLWNKYWVNTLSSSSLLTNADYTTGQVFDLSDKLEQSESQLGRGGFVLGLDPHEKRTEDKLAKATRDSCKTTIEVIHGLMSQVIKDRLFNQVNCAPPEQQ, encoded by the exons ATGGACAACAACATGGCACAGAAGACCTGGGAGATGAGCAACAACGTCGAAACCGTGCAGAGCGTGGACGATTTGTACAAGTACAACAAAAAACAGCAACAGGACATCCTCACAGCCAAGCCATGGGACAAAGA CCCCCACTACTTCAAAGACATGAAGGTGTCCGCGCTGGCCCTGTTGAAGATGGTGATGCACGCGCGTTCTGGTGGAACGCTAGAGGTCATGGGACTCCTCCTTGGAAAA GTGGATGCCAACACGATGATAGTGATGGACTCGTTCGCGCTGCCTGTCGAAGGAACCGAGACCAGGGTGAATGCCCAGGCTCAGGCATACGAGTACATGGCTGATTACACGGAGAATGCCAAGACGGTTGGCCGTCTGGAGAACGTCGTGGGCTGGTACCACTCGCATCCAGGATACGGCTGCTGGCTGTCTGGCATTGACGTCAGCACACAGATGCTCAACCAGCAGTTTCAGGAGCCCTTCGTTGCCATCGTG ATTGACCCTGTGAGGACCATTTCGGCTGGAAAAGTGAATTTGGGTGCCTTTAGGACTTATCCGAAG GGTTACAAGCCTCCAGATGAGGGTCCAGCGGAGTACCAGACCATCCCGCTCAACAAGATTGAAGACTTTGGGGTCCACTGCAAGCAGTACTACTCCCTTGAGGTGTCCTACTTCAAGTCTTTGCTTGACCGCCGGCTCCTAGACTCGCTTTGGAACAAGTACTGGGTCAACACACTCAGTTCATCCAGCCTACTCACA AATGCCGACTACACGACAGGCCAAGTGTTTGATCTGTCGGACAAGCTGGAGCAGTCCGAGTCGCAGCTCGGTCGAGGTGGCTTTGTCCTAGGCCTGGACCCGCACGAGAAGCGAACCGAGGACAAGCTGGCAAAGGCGACCCGAGACAGCTGCAAGACAACCATCGAGGTCATCCACGGCCTCATGTCCCAAGTGATTAAAGACAGGCTCTTCAATCAAGTGAACTGCGCCCCTCCAGAGCAGCAGTGA